The DNA window AGACCTTTCCTGTTGGGAGACGCACGATGCGGCACGCCAGGGTCCGGTTCGGCTCCAGTCTACTCCTCGCCTGCGTACTGGGCGTCCCGGTCCAGGCCGGTTTGGCCGAATTCGGCATAGAAGGCATGGGCGTGGTGTCCACCCCCGACAGCGAGGTGCGAGCCACGGTGAGTCCCGACGGACGGCGTATCGTCTGGGGCAGCGATCGCCCGGGCGGTCCGGGCGGCCGCGATCTGTGGCAGGCGGAACGGGTCGACGGTCGTTGGCAGAACCCGCAGCCGCTGGCCCTGAACGGCCCGCACAAAGACTACGACCCGATGTTCAGCGGCGACGGCCGCTGGCTGTATTTCTTCTCCGACCGTCCCGGCGGTCAGGGCGCCGAAGACCTCTATCGCGCCGCGGTGCGCGCCGACGGCTTTGGTCCGGCCGAGAATCTCGGCCCCGGGGTCAACACCGCCGGCCGCGAATGGGCGCCCGCGCCGAGCCGCGACGGCCGCTATCTGTTGTTCGCCAGCGACGGCCGCGGCGGCGCCGGCGGCCAGGATCTGTGGATCGCGAGCTGGAACGGCCGCGCCTTCGCCGATCCGAAGCCGGCGCCGGGCCTCAACACCGCCGCCGACGAATTCGATGCGACTTGGCTCGGCGACGGCCGCGCGATCGTGTTCGCGCGTTCGCGGGACGTCGATGGCGATGGCGACGTGCGTGTGTACCTGGCCCAGTGCGACGGCGCGCGCTACGGCGAAGCGACGCCGCTGGCGCTGTCGTTCAACGCGGCCGGCGCCTACACCTACGGCCCGGTGATCGATTGGAACAAGCCCGGCGAGCTGCTGCTCAACGGCACCGCCAAGGCGCCCAAGGCCGGCAAGCAGGACATCTACCGGATGAAGGCGCCGACGGTCACCGGTCAGGACGGTTGCGTCGGCCCAGGCAAGGGCTGAAGCGCTGCGCCCAGCCGCTCGCCGTCGAACTTTTGTAGGAGCGGCGTAAGCCGCGACCGCTCAAGCGCTGGACGCAAGCGCCAGGGCCGTAGTCCGGCCGTGCGGCGCCTCTGCCTTGGCGCACGGTTCTATCGGTGTCGAACACGAACGTGGCGCGACACCGCTTCGGTGGTCGCGGCTTACGCCGCTCCTACAGAAAGCAAGCTGCTGCCGTTGGAGTGGGAGAGGTTTCCCACGGGGATGCCCTCCGGGCGCAGGCCGCGTCCGCGCTGGCCGACGTAAGCGCCGAAAAAAACGGCCAGCCTCCGGTCGCGGACGGGCGGCGCCGGCATTTCCGCCGATACCGGTCGAACCGCCGCCCATCGGAACCGTTCCGCAGCCGGGCGGGCGCGCGCCGTCGCGTGGCTATGCTGCGCCGGCCACGCTGTGTGGCCTATGAAAAGGACTTTTCATGAACGTCTCGAAAGCCAAGTTGGGGGGACTGCTGTTCGGGTTCGTGTTGTCGCTCGCCGCTTTGCCGTCGCTCGCCGCCAGTTCCGGCGGCGCGACGCCGGTGCCGTCGGATCCGGCCCGCTTCGGCGAATGGAAGGCATCGGTGCGCTGGCTGCAGCCGCACCGCGTCGACGGTCCGGGCGGTTCGATGGTGTATTCCTGGACTTACGCCCACATCACCGCGCTGAGCCAGAGCGAGTGCGAAACCCAGCTCTATGGCTACGCCAGCCAGCTCAATGTCCAAGTGGTGAACTACTGCGCCTTCTACCCGTACTGATGCACGCTGCGGAGCCGCCGTGCGCGGCTCCGCAGTTCTTTCATGCGCTCAGTACGGCGCTTCGAGGTTCTGCCATGGCAGCGGGTTGAAGTCGTACACCTGTTGCCGCGACAGCGTGCCGTCGGCCGCGATAGCGCCGCGGAACAGGCCGCCATGTTCGACCCACAGCAGCTCGCCGCGGTCGAACTCGGCCCACTCCCAGTCCGGCAGGTCGATCAGGCGTTCGCTGCGGCGGTCGTAGAGGGCATGGCGATCGTGGCAGTGGCCGCGGCCGGGACGTTCGACCAGGCCGGCGTAGGCGATCTTGCGCAGCAGCCAGTGGCCGCCGGCAGGCTTCTCGAAGGTGGTCAGGGTCGAACCCGAGCTCGGGTCGGCATGCTTCAGCGCCCAGCCGTCGCGTTGCAAGCGCAGGTAGTACACGCCCGTGCAGTCGCTGCCGTAGCGCTCCGGCGAGGGCGGTTCGCTGCGCCGGCGCAACCCGGAGTCGGTGCGTTCGACACAGTGGCTGCCGTTCAACCAGTACTCGCCCCGGTCGAGAAACAGTCCGCCGCCCTGATAAGTGTCGCCCTTGGGAAAGAAGTCCAGCGTCTTCAGGTACGGCGCGCGCGAAACCGCGCTCCACGACGAGGGCCGGCGGCCTTGGTTGGAGGCGAAATAGAGCAGGTGGCGGCCGTCCGGCGACAGGTCGCATCGGCGTTCGTAGATGCGGCCCTTGAGCCACTGGCCGACCGCGACGCGGTCGTCGTCGCGGTTCCAGCCGAGCACGCAGACCCGCTTGCTCGGGCCGCGGCGCAGCACCACTGCGGTGTTCGCGGCGCGCGCCAACAGAATGTGGACGCGCGCCGGAATCCGCGCGATCACCGCGCTTCGCGCATCCATTGCGCCGCATCCAATGCGAAATAGGTCAGCACCCCGTCGGCGCCGGCGCGCTTGATCGAGGTCAGCGATTCCAGCACGCAGCCGCGCTCGTCCAGCCAGCCGTTGCCGATCGCCGCGCGCAGCATCGCGTACTCGCCGCTGACCTGATAGACGAAGGTCGGCGCGCCGAATTCGTCCTTGGCCCGGCGCACGATGTCCAGGTAGGGCAGGCCGGGCTTGACCATGATCATGTCGGCGCCTTCGTCCAGATCCAGCGCGATCTCGCGCATGGCCTCGTCGCTGTTGGCCGGGTCCATCTGGTAGGTGTACTTGTTGCCCTTGCCGAGCGCGCCGGCCGAGCCGACCGCGTCGCGGAACGGGCCGTAGAAGCTGGAGGCGTACTTGGCGCTGTAGGCGAGGATGCGGGTGTGGATGTGGCCGCGCTGCTCCAGCGCTTCGCGGATGCGGCCGATGCGGCCGTCCATCATGTCGCTGGGCGCGACCACGTCGGCGCCGGCGGCGGCGTGCGACAACGCCTGCTTGACCAGGGCTTCGACGGTTTCGTCGTTGAGCACGTAGCCGCTGTCGTCGACCAGGCCGTCCTGGCCGTGGCTGGTGTAGGGGTCGAGGGCGACGTCGGTGATCACGCCCAGCTCCGGAAAGCGCTGCTTGAGCGCGCGCACCGCGCGCTGGCACAGGCCGTCGTCCTGCCAGGCGGCTTCGGCGGTCAGCGACTTGGCGTCCGGCGCGGTCACCGGGAACAGCGCCAGCGCCGGCACGCGCAGCTCGCTGGCGCGTTCGGCGACGCGCAGCAGTTCGTCGATCGACAGCCGCTCGATGCCGGGCATCGAGCCGACCGGCGCGCGGCCGTCGAGTTCGTGCACGAACACCGGATAGATCAGGTCGTCGGCGGTGAGGACGGTCTCGCGCATCAGCCGGCGCGAGAATTCATCGCGGCGCATCCGCCGCGGGCGCGTGTAGGGATAGCTCATGGGCGCCTAGTCTACTCCCGCGGCCGGCGCGGGCCTGCGACCGCGGGTCGCGGCGGGCGGGGACGCAGCGTTCCGGGCACGACGGGCAAGCTCGCGTCGCAACCGACCCGTGTCGCAGCCGACCAAGCCCGGCACCCGCATTGCACCCTTTCCCGCAAGCCAGAGAGGGGGCCGCCGGCCTTCAGGACTGCGCTCGGTGTCAGTCGGAATACACCCGGTAGCGCAGCGGCCGCACGTGCACGGTGCTGCCGGCGGCCGGGATGACCGCGTCCGGGGTCGCGGCCAGGTCCAGTTCCAGCGGCCGGTGCTGGCTTTCGATCGCCAGTTCCAGGGTGATCCGCTCGGCCAGCCGGTGGGTCGAGACCACCCGCGCCGGCAGGCCGTCGTCGCCGTCGACCAGGGCCATGTCGTGCGGGCGTACGTACAGCTTGGCGCGGCTGCGGCTGTGGCTGTCGACCGGCAAGCGCATGGCGTGGCCGTTGACCGACAGCTCGCCGCCCTCGGTCTGGCCTTCGATCACGTTGGCGCGGCCGATGAAATCGAACACGTAGGCCGAGGCCGGCGTGCTGTAGATCTCGTCGGGAGTGCCGATCTGTTCGATCCGGCCGTCCTTGAGCACCACCACCCGGTCGGCCAGTTCCAGCGCTTCTTCCTGGTCGTGGGTGACGAACAGGGTGGTCTGCCCGGTCTGGTCGTGCAGTCGGCGCAGCCAGCGGCGCAGCTCGACCCGGACCTTGGCGTCGAGCGCGCCGAAGGGCTCGTCGAGCAGCAGCACGGTCGGGTCGATCGCCAGCGCGCGGGCCAGGGCGACGCGCTGCTTCTGCCCGCCGGACAACTGTTCGGGATAGCGCGCGCCCAGTTCCGGCAGTTGGATCAGGCCGAGCAGTTCCTGCACGCGCTTGGCGATCGTCGCCTTGTCCGGGCGCCGCGAGCGCGGCCGGCTGCGCAGGCCGAAGGCGATGTTCTCGGCCACGGTCATGTGCTTGAACAAGGCGTAGTGCTGGAACACGAAACCGACGTTGCGTTCGCGCAGGCTCAGCCGGGTGGCGTCCTGTTCGCCGAACAGCAGTCGGCCCGAATCGGGCTGCAGCAGGCCGGCGATGACCCGCAGCAGGGTGGTCTTGCCCGAGCCCGAGGGGCCGAGCAGGGCGACCAGTTCGCCGGAGGCGACCTGCAGGTCGACCGCGTCGAGCGCGGCGACGCCGGCGTAGCGCTTGGCGATGGCGTGGAGATGCAGGTCCATGTACGAAGCCTTGAGTCAGTGCCGGCGGTGCGAACGTGCGAGCGCGTCGCCGTGGCGCGCTTCGAGCCAGATCTTGATCACCAGGGTGACCAGGGCCAGGCCGGCGAGCAGGGAGGCGACCGCGAACGCCGCGGCGCCTTCGCCGCCGAGCTGCTTGTACAGCACCTCGACATGCAGGGAGAGGGTATTGGTGCTGCCCATGACGTTGCCCGACACCACGGTGACCGCGCCGAACTCGCCCATCGCCCGCGCGCTGCACAGCAGCACGCCGTACAGCAGGCCCCATTTGATGTTGGGCAGGGTGACGCGGAAGAACATGCTCCAGGCGTTGGCGCCGAGCGAGCGCGCGGCCAGTTCCTCGTCGCTGCCCTGCTGCTCCATCAGCGGAATCAGCTCGCGCACCACGAACGGAAAGGTCACGAACAAGGTCGCCAGGACGATGCCCGGCGTGGCGAACAGAATCTTGAGGTCGTAGCGGTTGAGCAGGTCGGCGAAGAACCCGTGGGTGGGGCTGAACAACAGCACCAGGCACAGGCCGGCGACCACCGGCGAGACCGCGAACGGCAGGTCGATCAGCGCCAGCAGGGTGCGCTTGCCGCGGAATTCGAAGCGGGTCAGCGCCCAGGCCATGAACACGCCGCAGACCGCGTTGACCGGAACCACTATCGCGGTGGTGATCAGAGTCAGGCGCAGCGCCGACACGGTGTGCGGGTCGCGCACCGCGGCCAGCCACACGTCCAGGCCGCTGCCGAACGCGGTGCCGAGCAGCATCAGCAGCGGCAGCACCACGACCAGCAGCATGATCGCCACCGCCGCGCCGATCAGCGCCCAGCGCACCCAGGCCGGTTCCTGCAACTGGTCGCGCGCCTCAGCCATCGGCGCGGCTTCCGTGCGAGAGCCAGCGCGAGCCGGCGTTGATCGCGACCAGGCACAGGAACGACATCAGCAGCAGCAAGGTCGCCAGCACGATCGCCGCGGTCACCCCGCCTTCCTCTTCCAGGCGGATGGTGATCAGCAGCGGCGCGATCTCGGTCTTCATCGGCAGGTTGCCGGCGATGAAGATCACCGAGCCGAACTCGCCCAGGCCGCGGGCGAAGGCGAGCGAGAACCCGGTCAGCAGCGCCGGCAACAGCTCGGGCAGGATCACCCGGCGCAGGGTGGTCAGGCGCGAGGCGCCGAGCGAGGCGGCGGCTTCTTCCTGCTCGCGGCCCAGGGTTTCCAGCACCGGCTGCACGGTGCGCACGGCGAACGGCAGGCCGATGAAGATCAGGGCGATGACGATGCCGGTGAGGTTGTTGACCAGTTGGATGCCGAACGGCTGCAGCAGGCCGCCGACCCAGCCGTTCTGGCCGTAGATCGCCGCCAGGGTGATGCCGGCGACCGCGGTCGGTAATGCGAAGGGCAGGTCGACCAGGGCGTCGAGCAGGCGCCGGCCGGGGAAGCGGTAACGCACCAGCACCCAGGCCACCACCGCGCCGAACACCAGCGCGATCAGGGCGGCGACGAAGGCGGTGCCGAAGCTGACCTTGAGCGAGGCGACCACGCGCGGGTCGGAAATCGCGCGCAGCCAGCCGGCCAGGCCGAGGCCGCCGGAGCGCAGCACCAGGGCGGCCAGCGGCAACAGCACCACGACCCCCAGCCAGGTCAGGCCGAGGCCCAGGCCGAGGCCGAAGCCGGGGAGCGGCTTGCGCCAACGCGTGGCGGAAGCCGGCAGGGTCAACGCGTGCTCGCTCATGTGGCGGTGGGCGGCCGGTGGCGGGGGACAGAGGGGTGTGACGCTATCGTGGGTTTGCGGTCCTGGGGAAATGCGCGTTGGTTGTTAGCTAGTGCGCGATGGCGATATCGGGCCGGGCCACGATGACCGCCGACGGGTTCGCGGGCGGTGAACGCGGGCCCGGAGACGGGGCGGCGGCGAACCGGACCGGACCGGACCGCCGGCAGGGAGCGATCAGTCCCCCGATCGCCGGGGACAGGAGCAACGCAAACCGAGATCGCCATGCCCGGAACTCGTCGCGTCGGCTGGCCGCCCCCTGTAGGAGCGGCGCAAGCCGCGACCGCACTGCATCCGTCTCGCGTCGTCCGTGTCCGAAGGCTGCGAAGCCACGTGGCCGCCCCTAAGTGGGGGGGCGAGGGCGGTGGATCAAGCGCGCTTGCCCCCCGCCGCCCCAGCGCGATCACTTCGGCAGATAGATCTTGTCGAAGAACCCGCCGTCGGAGAAATGCGCGGCCTGGGCCTTCTTCCAGCCGCCGAAGGCGTTGTCGATGGTCACCTGCTTGACCGCCGGGAACTTGGCCAGCTCCGCCGCCGGCACTTTGTCCGGCTCGGCGGGGCGATAGCCGTGCTTGGCCGCCAGGCGTTGGCCTTGCGGGGTGTAGAGGAAACGCAGATAGGCCTCGGCCTGCTTGCGCGTGCCGTGCTTGTCGACGTTCTTGTCGACCCAGGCCACCGGCGGCTCGGCCTTGATGCTCAGGCTCGGCACGACGATCTCGAACTGGTTGCGGCTGGCCGGTTCCTGCAAGGTCAGCAGGGCCTCGTTTTCCCAGGCCAGCAGCACGTCGCCGATCTTGCGGTCGACGAACGTGGTGGTCGAGCCGCGTGCGCCGGTGTCGAGCACGGGCACGTTCTTGAACAAGCGGGTCAGATAGTCGACCACCTTGCCGCCGTCGCGGTACTGGGTCGAGGCCCAGGCCCAGGCGGCGAGGTAGTTCCAGCGCGCGCCGCCGGAGGTCTTGGGATTGGGGGTGATCACCGACACGCCCGGCTTGGCCAGGTCGTCCCAGTCCTTGATGCCCTTCGGGTTGCCCTTGCGCACCAGGAACACGATGGTCGAGGTGTAGGGCGAGCTCTGGTGCGGCAGGCGGCTCTGCCAGTTGGCCGGCAATTGCTTGGCGTTGGCGATGGTGTCGATGTCGCCGGCCAGGGCCAGGGTCACCACGTCGGCCTCCAGGCCGTCGACCACCGCGCGCGCCTGCTTGCCCGAGCCGCCATGCGAGGCGCGCAGGTTGAGGGTTTCGCCGGTCTGCTGTTTCCATTGCGCGGCGAACACCTGGTTGACCTCGGCGTAGAACTCGCGGGTCGGGTCGTAGGACACGTTGAGCAATTCGGCGTCCTTGGCCGCGGCGGCGCCGGCGGCCAGGGCCAACGCGAGCAGGGCCCATCGCAACGGCGTCTCTCGGAAAATGTTCTTCATGGTTCGGTCCTGTACGAAAGGAGGAAAAGTCAGAAGGCGAGTTGGGCGCGGGTGAAGAAGGCTTTTTCGTCTTCGCGGTCGCGGCCGGCGGCGGCGCCGCCGTCGAACGCGGTCTGGGTGTAGTTGGCGACCAGCTTGAGATTGCCGGTCAGGTACCAGTTCAGGCCCAAGCCCCAGGAGCGCGCCGCCGCGGCCACCGCGTTGCGGTCGGCATAACGCGGGAACGCGGCCTCGTCGATCTCCAGGCGGCCGTAGCGCGCGACCAGTTCGAACGCGCCCCAGCCTGCGCCACCGACCGTAAAAGGTTGGTTAGGCCGGGCCACGCCCTTGTAGCCCGCGTCTTCGCCGGTGAGCACGTAGCCGGCGGTGACCTGCCAGGCGCGGTGGTCGAGTTCGCCGGCGAAGGCGCCGTTGCGCACTTCCTGGCTGGAGCCGACGTATTCGCCGATCACGCCGAAGGCGTTGCGATAGAACCACGCCTGCGGCGACCAGCGGCTGTGCGCGCCGTCGGCCAGCACCGCGCTGCGGTAATTGAAGAACTGCACCTGGCCGGGCGTGCGGTAACGCGGCAAGGCGTTGTTGCCGCCGCCGCGCTTGTCGCCGCGGCTGCCGGCGAGGCCGAAGCCCAACCCCGACAGCGCGCCGCCGTCGTTCTTCCACGGTTCGACGAACACCCGCCCGGCCAGTTCGAACTCGTTGTCGGGATTGACCGTCGGGCTGTCGCGGCCGTCGACCGCGCCGTTGAACACGCCCAGGGCGTACGACACGGTGGCGCCGGCGAGTTCGCCCTGCAGCTGCACGCCGAGGTCGCGGTTCGGGGTCAGCTCCGAGGCCAGGCCGAGCTCGATCAGCGCATTGGAGCCGCTGGACTGCAGCCGTTCCAGGCCGACCGGGCTTTTGAACTTGCCGATCCGCACGCTCGCGCGCGGATCGAACTTGAGGTCCAGGTAGGCGTCGTTGACCGTCGCGCTGTCGCCGGCGAATTCGGGCGTCAGGCGGAAGCCGACCAGCGAACCCCAGGTGCCTTCCAGGGTCGGCTGGATGCGCCGGAACAGGAACGTGTCGTTTTGCGGCGAGCGCTCGTCGCCGATGAAGAAGCGGCCGTCGGCCTGGACCAGCGCCTTGAGCTTGACCTCGACGTCGCCGGGCGGCGGCGATTTGATCGCCAGGCCCTTG is part of the Lysobacter firmicutimachus genome and encodes:
- the cysW gene encoding sulfate ABC transporter permease subunit CysW translates to MAEARDQLQEPAWVRWALIGAAVAIMLLVVVLPLLMLLGTAFGSGLDVWLAAVRDPHTVSALRLTLITTAIVVPVNAVCGVFMAWALTRFEFRGKRTLLALIDLPFAVSPVVAGLCLVLLFSPTHGFFADLLNRYDLKILFATPGIVLATLFVTFPFVVRELIPLMEQQGSDEELAARSLGANAWSMFFRVTLPNIKWGLLYGVLLCSARAMGEFGAVTVVSGNVMGSTNTLSLHVEVLYKQLGGEGAAAFAVASLLAGLALVTLVIKIWLEARHGDALARSHRRH
- the cysT gene encoding sulfate ABC transporter permease subunit CysT produces the protein MSEHALTLPASATRWRKPLPGFGLGLGLGLTWLGVVVLLPLAALVLRSGGLGLAGWLRAISDPRVVASLKVSFGTAFVAALIALVFGAVVAWVLVRYRFPGRRLLDALVDLPFALPTAVAGITLAAIYGQNGWVGGLLQPFGIQLVNNLTGIVIALIFIGLPFAVRTVQPVLETLGREQEEAAASLGASRLTTLRRVILPELLPALLTGFSLAFARGLGEFGSVIFIAGNLPMKTEIAPLLITIRLEEEGGVTAAIVLATLLLLMSFLCLVAINAGSRWLSHGSRADG
- a CDS encoding PD40 domain-containing protein — translated: MRHARVRFGSSLLLACVLGVPVQAGLAEFGIEGMGVVSTPDSEVRATVSPDGRRIVWGSDRPGGPGGRDLWQAERVDGRWQNPQPLALNGPHKDYDPMFSGDGRWLYFFSDRPGGQGAEDLYRAAVRADGFGPAENLGPGVNTAGREWAPAPSRDGRYLLFASDGRGGAGGQDLWIASWNGRAFADPKPAPGLNTAADEFDATWLGDGRAIVFARSRDVDGDGDVRVYLAQCDGARYGEATPLALSFNAAGAYTYGPVIDWNKPGELLLNGTAKAPKAGKQDIYRMKAPTVTGQDGCVGPGKG
- a CDS encoding sulfate ABC transporter substrate-binding protein, whose product is MKNIFRETPLRWALLALALAAGAAAAKDAELLNVSYDPTREFYAEVNQVFAAQWKQQTGETLNLRASHGGSGKQARAVVDGLEADVVTLALAGDIDTIANAKQLPANWQSRLPHQSSPYTSTIVFLVRKGNPKGIKDWDDLAKPGVSVITPNPKTSGGARWNYLAAWAWASTQYRDGGKVVDYLTRLFKNVPVLDTGARGSTTTFVDRKIGDVLLAWENEALLTLQEPASRNQFEIVVPSLSIKAEPPVAWVDKNVDKHGTRKQAEAYLRFLYTPQGQRLAAKHGYRPAEPDKVPAAELAKFPAVKQVTIDNAFGGWKKAQAAHFSDGGFFDKIYLPK
- a CDS encoding sulfate/molybdate ABC transporter ATP-binding protein → MDLHLHAIAKRYAGVAALDAVDLQVASGELVALLGPSGSGKTTLLRVIAGLLQPDSGRLLFGEQDATRLSLRERNVGFVFQHYALFKHMTVAENIAFGLRSRPRSRRPDKATIAKRVQELLGLIQLPELGARYPEQLSGGQKQRVALARALAIDPTVLLLDEPFGALDAKVRVELRRWLRRLHDQTGQTTLFVTHDQEEALELADRVVVLKDGRIEQIGTPDEIYSTPASAYVFDFIGRANVIEGQTEGGELSVNGHAMRLPVDSHSRSRAKLYVRPHDMALVDGDDGLPARVVSTHRLAERITLELAIESQHRPLELDLAATPDAVIPAAGSTVHVRPLRYRVYSD
- the hemB gene encoding porphobilinogen synthase, with the protein product MSYPYTRPRRMRRDEFSRRLMRETVLTADDLIYPVFVHELDGRAPVGSMPGIERLSIDELLRVAERASELRVPALALFPVTAPDAKSLTAEAAWQDDGLCQRAVRALKQRFPELGVITDVALDPYTSHGQDGLVDDSGYVLNDETVEALVKQALSHAAAGADVVAPSDMMDGRIGRIREALEQRGHIHTRILAYSAKYASSFYGPFRDAVGSAGALGKGNKYTYQMDPANSDEAMREIALDLDEGADMIMVKPGLPYLDIVRRAKDEFGAPTFVYQVSGEYAMLRAAIGNGWLDERGCVLESLTSIKRAGADGVLTYFALDAAQWMREAR
- a CDS encoding OprO/OprP family phosphate-selective porin, which translates into the protein MHIRVRPPHAARAATVWLCGAIACALALPTQAQTPPPAGELTVQALAERLRAIEQRLGGGGAIAGASADSGSLAELDQRLRIIERKLELQAEEAAAKAASTPSVSLSASKGLAIKSPPPGDVEVKLKALVQADGRFFIGDERSPQNDTFLFRRIQPTLEGTWGSLVGFRLTPEFAGDSATVNDAYLDLKFDPRASVRIGKFKSPVGLERLQSSGSNALIELGLASELTPNRDLGVQLQGELAGATVSYALGVFNGAVDGRDSPTVNPDNEFELAGRVFVEPWKNDGGALSGLGFGLAGSRGDKRGGGNNALPRYRTPGQVQFFNYRSAVLADGAHSRWSPQAWFYRNAFGVIGEYVGSSQEVRNGAFAGELDHRAWQVTAGYVLTGEDAGYKGVARPNQPFTVGGAGWGAFELVARYGRLEIDEAAFPRYADRNAVAAAARSWGLGLNWYLTGNLKLVANYTQTAFDGGAAAGRDREDEKAFFTRAQLAF